CCAGACCCTTGGCCGGCGGTCCGCCTGCCTCGCGTGTATAGGTCGCGGCCACATCGCGGATCACCGTGTCCGCCTCGCCGGCCGCGGCGCCGCTGGTCGCATAGATGTAGGCCGCTGGAGTGTTATGCAGAGTCCGGTCACACCAGGTCGGCGGCCAGTTGTCCGGGTTCTTCAGAAGCATGGTGGGGCCGCATCCGGTGGCCGCAGCCAGCCAAGCCGTGCACAGAAGGCACCCCCACGACGGGTCCTGAAAGACGCGACCGCGGTTCATTTAGAGACTCCAGCCGTGAATAGGAGGCCCATACCCGGACCCCTGCTCACCCAGTTCGCCCGGGCAGCGACGTTCAGTTGTAACAAACACCGTGGCCAGGCGGAAGTCAGCCGGACCGAAGGCCTGAAAGGTGAGATCGGGCGTGATCGCCGAGGCTACCGCCCTCGTCAAGGGAGTCCGCGGGTGGTTGGCTGCCGACCGCTCCTGCCCTACCGCCTTCAATTTGCCGCACCCAAGCGGGTTCCGGACGCCTCAAGCCGGAGAAGCTGCGACGATCGAAGATCACGCCTACCCAGGGATAACTCAACTCCGGCCGGCAACGACCGATATTACTCTCCAGGAGTTTGGATTATCGGATGCACAGGACATGCAGACCGGCACGGAATAGCGGATTTTGAACATGAGTTCGCGGACACCGATACCGATAATCCATGGGCTTCGCGGGGCGCAAACCGAAATTGCGCCTGCGTCTGACGCGCAAGTCAGGTCCGAGCCGGAGGCCCGGGCCGCCCAGGCGAAAGGGAACGGTGAACCGACGCCAGCTGTAGCCGTGAACCACGGGCGGGAGACCCGTAACACGGAACACGCCCGAGCCACGAAGGCCAGCCGCCCGCCTGGCAACGAGATGTGGCGGCGTTGGATCAGACATGCCCCGGCCGTTACCACATCAGGCGGCGGTGGTGGCGGCCGGGCGCTCCTTTTCTCGTACACATTCCCCCCTACCGGCGGGAGCGGTGTTCAGCGACCCGCGAAGCTCTGCAAGTACCTGGGCGAGTTCGGCTGGCAGGTCGAAGTGTTGGCTGCCGGGCATGATCGGTTTCCATGGCACGATCCCACCCTGAGCACGGACATACCGCGTCACTGCCGCGTTCACCGGGTCGTGGGCCACGAGCCCGCGTGCCTGGCGGCCAGGATGGTCTCGCCCCTCAGGAATCTGCCGGGGCTCGACGATCGGCGATGCCGCTGGGTCGAGGACCGATTGTACTGGCGACTTCTCGGCATGGCCGAGCGGATGGGACGGGGCAGCGGCGAATCCTGGTGGGTCGGGCCAGCGAGCCGGGCGGCCATTCAGCGGCACCGGGAACGCGGGTTCGACGCAATCATCTCGACGGGGCCGCCGACCTTCGTGCACCTTGCCGCCCTGAGGGTGGCCCAGGCCACAGGTCTGCCCTGGGTGGCCGACGTCCGCGACCCGCTGGTAAGCGATTTCGATCGCGGCCGCCCGGACGATGCCCAGCTCGACACGATGCGCCGACTCGAACAGACGGTCATGCATGAAGCGGCGGTTGTGGTGACGACCACCAAGGCTCTGGCCAACGACTTCCTGGAGCGCCACCCGGTTCGGCGGCCGGACAATACGCTGGCGATCACCAATGGTTTTGACCGCGAGGATCTGGCCTGCGCCCTCGGTGTTGACGGAGCGGAGCAGGAAAGCGCTGTTGTCTCAGGCACGCAAGACCCGGCCCACGCCTCCACGGACGCGTACCCGGATGCGTGCGTCCTGGCGGCGGTGGGAGCGTTCTACGGACGGCGAGAGCTGAGCGGGTTCGTGACTCCACTGGCCCAGGTACTGGAGAGGCGTCCCGAGTGGCGCGGGCGAGTGCGTCTGGTCGTAGCCGGCACGCTGGACAAGCAGCAGCGGCTGCTATGGGATCGGCATCGGCCGGACTGGCTGGAGATTGAGGGGTATCTGGATCACGCCTCGGCGATCCGACGGACGGCGAAGGCGGCCTGTTGCCTGTTCGTGGCCCCGGACTGCTACCACAGCCGGCACTGCATCCCGGCCAAACTGTTCGAACTGCTGGCGCTGCCGACCCACCTGCTCGGACTGGTGCCTTCGGGCAGTGAGACGGAAGCCATCGCGCGATGCGCGGGCGGCGCCACCACGGTTCCGTTCGAGCAGCCGCAGCAAGTGGGGGCCGCACTGGAGCGCATCATTAGCGCGTACCTCCGCGGGCAACTCGAGAACCAGCGAAACTGGCCGGTCCTGGACACCTATGACCGCAGAGTGGTCGCCGGGCGATTCGCCGAGGTCCTGGCCCGCGTTACCCGCTCAGCCGGTATCCAGAAAGACGAGTGAATGGCGAGACGGACCATCCAGCGGCTAACCTTCGTGACCGACGCGCCCGGCTTCGGCGGCGCCGAGCGGTACGTCGTGGCGATGGCCAACGCAGCCCAGCGCCGAGGCATCGAACCGCACATCTACTGGACACCCATTCCCGGCAGTGATCTCGCCGCATTCGATTCAGCGAAGGAGGCGGGCGTCGCGGTCACCTGCGTGCCCATTCCGCGCACGCGCGGCTGGGGCGGTGTGGTCTCCGAATTCCGGGCGATGCTCCCCCGACAGCGACCGGATGGACTGATCATCAACGCCTGCGGACGCCCGCGGTTCTGGATCCTGCCCTGCCTGGCGCGTCTGGCCGCCGCTCCCGCCGTGTGGGTGCACCAGATGGTCGACGGGCGTGATTACCGACGGCTGCCTCCCAGCAGGTTCCGGGGCACGATGGATGGCTTTCACTGGTGGCGTGTCCCTCAGGCCGTTCGACATCGACTCGCGGGGATGGCCGCGTCCTCGGTGGTCGTATTGAATGCCGAGGATGGTAGTCGAGTCGTGCGGCAGCAGGGAATCGATCACACCAAGATCCGGATCGTTCCCCACGGCGTCGATCTCGAGCGGTTCACGTTCCGGGCCGAAGGTCGCGAGCGGCTTCGACGAGCGTGGCAGATCGGCTCTGGCGGGGGCCCCGCCCCTTTCCTGCTGGGCACGGCCGTCAGGCTGGTCACCGGCAAAGGGGTGGAACCGCTGATCGAAGCCACGGCCCTCCTCTCCCGCCGGGGCATTGCCATCCGGCTGGTGGTCGCGGGCGACGGCGAGGATCGAGGGAGCATGGTTCAGCTCGCCGAGCGGCGTGGCATCAGCGACCGCGTCACATTCGCCGGATTCGTGGCCGACATGCCCGCCTTTCACAGCGCCCTGGATGGCTTCGCCCTGTGCAGCGTGACGGAGTCTTTTGGACTATCGCTGGCGGAAGCGATGGCCTGCGAGCGGCCGGTGATTGGCACGCCGACGGCCGGAGCGACGCGGCAGATCGAGGACCGCCGGACCGGGCGGCTGCTGAGGACGTTCGAGCCGGCCGAGCTGGCGGACGCGATTGCGGACCTGGCGGAGGACCCGGTCGGCTGCGCGACCATGGGCCGTGCCGGGCGGGACAGTGTCCGCCGGCAGTTCAGCATCGACCTGACGCTGGAGCGTACGCTGCGTGCCCTGCGTGGCCCCGCCCGGGAGCGATCCTCGCTTCGCTGGCCGGGAATGGGAGAGTCTCTCTTCGAGGCCATGACCTCGGAGGATGGACCCGTCAACGGGTCGATTATCGGAACCACGGTCCTTCGGCCGAGGTGTCAGACTCCCGTCCGATAGCTTGAGTCGTCCCCCGCAAACTCCGATAAAACAGCCGTGAGAATCATGGTGCTCCGCAATGAGCCACCGTGGCCGCTGTGTCACGGCGGAAGACTCCATACCTACGAGCTGTGCCGAAGGCTGGCTCGCCGCCACGACGTGCTCGTGGTGGCCGAACACCCCGGCGAGGGTGACGTTCCCCCCCTGCCTTTCGCATGCCGAGCGGCCCGTGCTCACCGGTTGTTTGACGACGATCCCGGCTTGGCGGAAGAGGGTATCCGCCTCAGTCGATCGGAGCGGTTCTTCGGCATTGAGGCGTCGTATGTCCGTGACGTGAGCCGCCTGGCCCGCGAGTGGCGGGCGGAGGTGGTCATCGGCATGAGCTACCAGGCACTCTCCTGCCTGTCGCGCATCCGCGGGGTCCCGACGATCGCGGACCTGCAGGACGACGAAGTGTTACACCTTCTCCGTGAGTGTCTCCATGGTCGCACGACCGGCCGGTGGACGAATCTCAAGGGCCTGCTGAGTACGCTGTTCTATCAGCGGGCACACCTTGCCGGAATCACCGCCGTCACCATGCTCTCGGAGGGCGATCGCCGGTTCTGTCGCTGGTACACGGGGCATCCACGAATCGTGTGTATTCCACATGGAGTCGACTGCGAGCGATATGCTCCGCGCGATGCGCCGGTGGACGAGAACCTGATCGCCTTCTGGGGCGGACTGACTTTCGATCCGAACATCAACGCCATTCTGTTCTTCGCCGACCGGGTCTGGCCGATCGTCCGCCGGCACCGTCCACAGGCCCGCTGGTCGATCATCGGCTGGGGCGACTCGCCGCACCTGACCAGGATTCGACAGATGCCGGGGGTCGAGTTCCGTGGATTCGTCGAGGATTTGCGGCCGGAGATCGCCCGGGCGGCGGTGGCGATCGTTCCCATGCTGACCGGTACGGGCATCAAGAACAAGATCATGGAAGCCTGGGCGATGGGCAAGCCGGTGCTGTGCACGCGGCGGGCGCTGGGCAACCTGCCGGGTACCCATGGCGAGAACGTCTGGCTGGCCGATTCACCGCGCGACCTAGCCGACGGACTAATCGAGCTGCTGGACATGCCCGCTCTGCGTTTGAAGATCGGTCGATCCGCGCGGGCGACGGCCATCGAACACTGTTCCTGGGACCAGGCCGCCCGCCAACTCGAGCAGCTTTGCGATGACTTGGCCCATCCTGTGGCCGACCGGCGGTTCGGCGGCAGACTAGACCGGGCGTACCCCCAGGCAGCGGAGTGTCCGTCAGCATGATCGTCCACACCGATTGCCGGCATTTCGATGGCTACAAGCCGTGCGCGCCGCACAAGCGGTCCGGGGCCCATTGTGAGAACTGCGCCAGTTACGACTCGACAAGTGAGAGCATTCTGATCCTCAAGCTGGGCGCTGCCGGCGAGGTGATTCGCTGCACGCCGATTCTCCGTTATCTCCGACGCAACCACCCGAGCGCCCGGCTGGTCTGGATGACCGAGTTCCCCGATCTGATTCCCGACGGCTGGGTTGACAGGGTCATTCGGCCCACGTGGCAGAACGCGGAGTGGATTCGCGCCCAACGGTGGAGCCTGGTGCTGAGTCTGGACAAGGACCCGTTCACCTGTGCCATGACCCGGCAACTCGCGGCAGATCGAGTCAAGGGATTCAGCCTGGACGACCGCGGCCGAATCGTCGCGGCCGACCGGGACGCCGCCCACAAATGGCACACCGGGCTGTTCGATGACTTCATGAAAGCGAACACCCGCCATTATGTCCAGGAAATCTTCGAGCTGTGCGGCTGGGGCTACGATGGGGAGACCTATGTCCTGCCTGATCCCGAGGCAGGCGAAGCCATCGAGATTCCTGGGGAAGGGCCGGTCATCGGCTTGAACACCGGAGCTGGAGCGGCCTGGCCCACGCGGATCTGGCCGGAAGAGAACTTCGCCCTGCTGACTGGCGAACTGAAGCGGCTGGGGCTGCGACCGCTGTTCCTGGGCGGCCCGGACGAACACCATAAGAACCTGCGTTTGGCCGGAGCCACCGGGGCCGCTTACGCCGGGACACGACCGCTTCGTCAGTTCCTCGGCCTGGTCGAGACCTGCGATGTCGTGGTCACGGCGGTCACCATGGCCCTGCACATGGCCATCGGCCTGGGCAAGCGAATCGTGCTTTTCAACAACGTGTTCAACCGGCACGAATTCCATCTTTACGGTCGCGGTCGGATCCTCGAGCCGGCGCTGGGCTGCCTGGCGTGCTACAAGAGCCGGTTCGACAGGGGTTGTCCGGTGACCAACTGCATGGAACGAATTGCGGTAGGGTGCGTGGTCGCAGCCGTCGTGGAACAAGTCCGCCAGCTTGATCCCGTCGTGCGAACGACGAAGGTGACGGAAGGAGGCGCCGTCCATGCCGCTTCGTAGCATCGCGTTTCTGTTGAGCTTCATCGGCAGCAGCACGGCCGCGTTCGTGGTTCCTGTGCTGGGCGTGCTGTTCTACGTGGCCCTGTATCACCTCTATCCGGAGAGTGCCTGGTGGGGCAAGCCGCTGCGCCCGCTTGGGATTCGTTATTCGTTTGTCTGCGGCTTGTGCCTGCTGATCGGGACCGCGCTGAACCTGAACCGGCTACGGTTTGGCCAGCGCTTCTTCCATCCGGTGGAATGGCTGTTGCTCGCCCTCTTCGGGTGCATGTTCCTGTCCGCGGCGATCCTGCCGGAATGGAACGCCCGCACGGAAGAGCACATGGACAAGATGAGCAAGGTGTTCTTGTTCACCTTCCTCATGTCCCACGTGCTTGTTTCCCGGAACCAGCTCTGGCAGTTCGCGGTGCTGCTGACCGCGGTCTCGCTTTACCTCGGCCACGAGGCCAAGACCGCCCCGCCGGGAGCCTTTACCGGCAGCCGACTGGACGGTATCGGCGGGCCGGACTTCCAGGAATCGGCCGGGCTGGCGATTCACTTGTTCGCCCTGCTGCCGTTCGTCGCGGTCGTTTTCAAAGCACGGAAGCTCTGGCTGAAGGGGCTCGCCTTCCTGGCGGCCTGCTACAGCATGAACGCGATTCTTCTGTGCCGGGCCCGGTCGGCGTTTCTGGCGGCCATCGTTGGCGGCCTCATGGCCCTCTGGTACATCCCCCGACGGCACCGCCGATGGGTGGTGGTCGTCCTCCTCCTGGGTACGGCCGGCGGCATCATCTTGAGCGACAACTGGTTCTGGGAGCGCATGGTCACGATCTTCAGTTCCGCCGAGGAACGCGACGCGTCGGCGGCCTCGCGTCTGATCATCTGGCAAGGTGCTCTGAAGATGGTCCGCGAGTATCCGTGGGGCGTGGGTGTGGGCCGATTCCGCGACATGATCGGGCGATACATCGACGACCCGAGTTTTGCCTACCGCGACGCCCATAACAGCTTCGTCATCTGTGCCACCGAAATCGGGGTGCCGGGACTCCTGGCCTACACGGCCGTTCTGACCGCGTCATGGATCACTCTCTCCCGGCTGGCACAGCGGGTACCCCGGACGGTAGTGAATGGCGATCTGTTCGAGATGCTGATCTTCGCCAATCGGCTGGCCTTGATCGTCTACGTCGTATCCGGGTTCTTCGTCAGTCGATTCTACGTCGAAGGTTTCTGGTGGTTCGTGGCCCTCCCTGTCTGCCTGCAGCGTGCAGTGGAGAACGAAATCAGGGTGGAGCGCGAGGAGGCTTTTGTCCTCCAGGCGAGATTGAACATGGAGATGAACCCGGCGCCGGGGTGGCTCATGCCTCCCCATGTACCAGCGCCGGCACGATGAGGTCCCCAATGCCACATCCCGCTCAATATCAAAGGGACCCGCACCTGGTGCGGCGAGTCAACCAGCTCTACCACGAGCTGACCCGGGACTCGTTCGACACCGAGCATGAACAGCGATTCGCCGTTGAGCGACCTTTCTGGGAGCTGGTCGGCGACGTCGCCCTGAGAAACCGTTTGCCGCGCGCCCCGACGGGGACCGCGCCGCTCGAGGCTCGCCTTGTGATCGACCTCTGCTGCGGAACAGGTTTCGTCACCGAGACGCTGGGGCGGAAGATGAGCGGCCGCGACCGCATCATGGCAATGGACGTCAGCGAAGCGCCCTTGAACACCACGGCCCGCAAATGGAGCCAGCATTCCGCGGCACGGGTGGATCGTCCCCGGTTGACCCGCGTCGCTACTGACGCCCAACGACTGCCGCTGGCCGACAACTGCGCCGACCTCGTCGCCATCAACGCCTCGCTGCATCACGTGCCTTCTCCCCGGATCGTGCTGGGCGAGGTGGACCGCATCCTGCGCCCCGGGGGCTTCTTTGCCCTCGGTTTCGAGCCCAATCAAGCTTTCTTCAGTTCGCGGCCGCTGCGCGGCTTCTCCACGGGCTTGAGCCGCGTGAGCTGGTACCTGAGCCCCGGGCAGAACCGCCGGCGACTGATTCAGCTGACCGACCGCTGGGGACTGCAAGGGAAGGGCGTTTCCCACCGAACCCGCCTGCGTCCCGGTGAGCCGCCGGAAGGGGACGTCCTCGCCGAACTCATGAATGAACGGCTGCTGAACGAGGGATTGATTGTCGGTCCCGTGTCGCCCGCCGGCCTGCTCGACCTCGTGGATTGTCACGCCCGCGGCGGTGACGAAGGTGGCGGATTCCAGCCGCTGGGGCTGATTCGTCACTCTCTGCCCGACTACTTCGCCTACCTGTTCGAGTCCTCCGACTACCTCGGCGAAACGGGACGCCGTTGGCCGCGGGTTCGCCAGCTGGTGGACTCCACCCTGCGAATGATCGCTCCCGAGCACGGTTCCCTGTTCAGCTGGCTGTTGCGGAAACCCTCTCCGGACGGAGGCCACGGTGCATGAAGGCCCAGCCCGCCACGTTCGGCGCCCAGCCCCATCGCCACCCCCGTGTTCCGACCGAAGCGCGGCCGGCACGGGTTCTCCACGTGGTGGCGGACCTGACCGGCGGGGGGATGGAATGGTCCTTGCTCCGTTTGCTGGGCGGACTGAGCAGGCAGTCGCACCGCAAAGGCCTCGAGACGTGGGGGCTGCACGGCGTCTGCGTCCTTCGTGATGGGGAGGAGAGGATGCTCGACCAATGCCGCGGCCTGGCCAGCACCTGGGTCCTGGGCAGTCAAAACCTCGGAGACGAGACCGGCCGCCGCGGTCTCTGGGCAAGACTGGCCAAGATCATCGACCTCTTCGGTGCCGACGTGGTCCATGCCCGAGCGACGGGAACGTGGTTTGACGCCGCGGCGGCACTGCCGCGAGGACGAGGACCGAAACTGATCCTCAGCTTCCACGGTTTCACTGACCTCGCACCACTCTCCTGGCGAAGGCGATTCAGCCATGCCTGGGCGACGCGCCGGGCCCACGCCCTCCTGACCGTGTCGAGAGATTCCGCCCGAATGCTGCACCACAGCTGGGGAGTCCCCGCGGGCAAGATTCACACGATCTCCAACGGTGTGGACACCGATCTGTTCCGGCCGTTCAAGGACGCGGCGGAGCGGGCCGCGATCCGGGACCGGCTGGGGCTCTCCGAACAAGGCCCGGTCGTCATATGCCTGGCGAACCTCGTCAAGATCAAGCGGATCGACGCTCTCATGTCCATCTGGCCGACGATTATCGCGACACATCCGGCGGCTCATCTTGTTCTGATCGGTGAAGGGCCGCTGCGTTCCGAACTGACGGGGCTTGCGTGTCGCCTGGGCTGCACGGCCAGTGTCTCCTTTCTCGGCACACGACATGATGTGCACGAACTGCTGAGGGCGGGTGATCTCCTGGTCGTGCCCAGCTGCTACGAGGCCAGCTCGAACGCCGTGCTTGAGGGTATGGCCACCGGCCTGCCGATGGTGGCCTTCAACGTCGGCGGCCTGGGCGAGCAGATCATTCCCGGCGAGACCGGCTGGCTCGTTCCCCCGGACAGCCCCGGCGACTTGGCGACCGCCATCATTGAGGCTCTGAGTGACACCCGCACATGCAAGCAGTACGGACGGGCGGCGCGCCGGGCGGCCGTCGACCATCACGGTCTGCGCGTCTGGCTGAATCGCTACGAATCGCTCTACACCGACCTGGCCGCCGGACGAAGCCTGATCGCAATTCGAGGGGAGGAGGCGCCGTCGTGTGCGGGATAGCAGGCATGGTACACTTCGACGGGCTGCCACCCGAACGGCACGATATCGGGGCGCGGATGGCCGGCACCCTGCGTCACCGCGGCCCCGACGACCGCGGACTCTTCTGCGACGGCTTCGTCAGCCTGGGCCATTCGCGTCTGAGCATCATCGATCTGGAAAACGGCCGCCAGCCGCTGCCCAACGAGGACGGCACTGTCTGGGTGGTGTTCAACGGCGAGATCTACAACTACCGGCCGCTTTCCGGCATGCTCCAGTCTCGCGGACACGAGTTCAAGACCCGCAGCGACACCGAGGTTCTCGTGCACCTCTACGAGGATTTCGGCGAGTCCTTCGTCGAGCACCTCCATGGAATGTTCGCGATTGCCCTGTGGGACATCCGCCAACGGAAACTGGTCCTGGCTCGCGACCGTCTGGGCATCAAGCCGCTCTACTGGTATACCGACGGCGAGCGAGTCGCATTCGGATCGGAACTCAAGGCGGTGCTGGCTGACGGCGACGTGCCGCGAGACATTGACCCCGCCGCGATGATCGATTTCCTGGCGCTCGGTCATGTGCCGGCGCCTCGAACGGTCTTCAAGGGCATTCGCAAGTTGGAGCCGGGGCACATGGCGGTGTGCCGCACCTCGGGCGTCGCCTTGCGCCGTTGGTGGGATATCCCCTTCGGCGAGGAACCTCCGGAGCCAGCCACGGCCGAAGAGAGCCGGCGGTGGACCGATCAGTTCGCGGATCTGCTGGAGGACGCGGTCCGAATGCGCCTCGTCGCCGATGTGTCGGTCGGTGCATTCCTGAGCGGGGGCGTCGACTCGGCATCGGTGACTGCGGCCATGTGCCGCCAAGCCGGCGGCACGGTCCTGACGCACACGGTCGGATTCGACGAAGGCGACCATGACGAGCGGGCATGCGCCTGCCAGGTGGCGCAAGCGTTGGGCACCGATCACCGCGAGGTCATGGTGCGACCCGACGGGGTGTGGGCCGCCGAGACGCTGGTCCGCCATTTTGACGAACCGTTCGCCGACCCTTCGGCGGTAGCGACGCTCTACCTCTCGAGGATCGCCCGGGAACGAGTCAAAGTTGCCCTGGCCGGGGACGGCGGGGACGAACTGCTGGCCGGCTACCGGCGTTATCGCTTCGACATGGCCGAGTCCGCTTTGCGGGCTCGGACTCCGGCGTGGCTACGACGTTCAGCCGCGAGATATGCGGGATGGCTGTATCCCCAGGCCGACTGGCTGCCCCGCCCCTTGCGGGCCAGACGGACCTTGCAGAACCTCGCGGGCGATGACGCCACCGCCCACTTGCGAAGCGTGGCCCTGATGGGCGGCATCCTGCCGGAGCTGGTGCTCCGGCCGGAAGTCCGCAGTCTGGCAAACGACCACGATCCCTTTCTTCGGGGACGAGAGCTGTTTCACCGGTGTCCGGCGAAACGGCTGCTCAACCGTTTCCTCTACGTCGATCTGAAGACCTTCATGGCAGACGAGATTCTGACCAAGGTTGACCGGACGAGCATGGCCGTCGGACTCGAGGTCCGCGCTCCGCTGCTCGACTACCGGCTGGTGGAACTGGCGGCGAGACTGCCGATCAGCCTGAAGCTGGCTGGCGGTCGCGGGAAGGTGATTCTCCGCGACACCTGTTCCCGCTGGCTGGGCAACGCTGTTGCCGACCGGCCCAAGCACGGTTTCGACGTCCCGACGGACAAGTGGTTCCGAGGCCCGTTGCGCGCCATGGCCCACGACTTGCTCACTGGGTCTGACAGCCGCTCTCGCGAGTGGCTCGAGGCCAAGGCCGTCAACCGCCTGCTCCGCAACCACGATCGTGGCATCCGAGCGAACGGAAGAGCCTTGTGGACCGTTCTCAACCTGGAGCTGTGGGCCAGAGCGTACGCTTGAGAGGAGGCGAAAGTAGAGAGCTGAGCAGGGCCATTCCAGATCCTTGAACCACCGAATAGACATCTGGCGGCTCTGTTTCGTAGTTCTGCGAATCGATGGTTCCCATGCGCTTCTTGACGACGACAATGTGCTATCCGACACCGGCCGACCCCGACCAGGGCATCTTCGTCCAGCGACGAGCGCTGGCCCTGGCCCGATGTGCGGGAGTCGATGTGCGGGTTGTCGCGCCTCAACTGTGGTGCCCCGGCCTGCGAGCCAGCCGCTCGTTCCCCGACCAGGCAGGTCCGCTGCCGGTGGCATACCCTCGGATGATCAGCGTACCGGGGCTCAGTTGGGTCTGCGATGGTCTGGCCTACGCACGAGCCTTGGAGCGAGCCATCGTCGTCGAGCGGCAGCGAAGCGGGCACGACTTCGATCTGATCGACGCCCACTTCGAGTATCCCGACGGTGTGGGTGCCTGGCTCGCCGGCCGACGCTTGGGACTCCCTGTCGCGGTCACCGTCAGAGGCAAAATCGTCTCCTTGTCACGCAGGGCGATCCGGCGAATGCAGATCGGGGCCATGCTCCGGGGTGTTGACGCGCTCATCGCGGTCAGCGCGAGCCTGGCCGCCTGGATACACAAGATCGGCGGATCGGATCTCTCGGTGAATATCATCCCCAACGGGATCGACGAGGCGATCTTTCATCCCATGAACCAAGCGGACGCCAAGTCAAGGCTGGGATGGGACGCAAGGGTACGATACGTACTGGCCGTCGGCCATCTGCAGCGTGTGAAAGGCTTCGATCTGCTCGTCGAAGTCCTGCCCGGCGTGCGGAGGGCCATGGGAGACGTTCGACTTGTCCTGGCGGGCAGCCGTCGCGGCGAACCGCGATTCCGAGCCCGGCTGGAAAGAGCCATCACCCGCATCAACGCGTCCCAGGGTGGCGCCCCCTCCATTCAGTTTACCGGCCCGGTGTCCGGCACGCAGTTGAACCTGATGTACAACGCGGCCGACCTGTTCGTTACTGCCTCGCGGAGCGAAGGCTGGAGCAACGCGATCAGCGAGGCCCTGGCCGCCGGTACGCCGGTCGTTGCGACTGATGTTGGCGGCAATCGCGAGCAGATCTGCTCAGAAGAGATGGGAACTCTGGTATCGGGCGGCGATCTGAACGCGCTCCGGAAGGCGATGGTCAACGCCCTGTCCAAGGAGTGGAACCGGGCGGTCATCGCGGCCCATGGCAGGCGCCGGACCCATGATCGCGTCGCCGAGGAAGTTCTGGCGGTATTCAAGCGGATCCTCGCGAGCCCTTCGTCATCCACGGCCGCTGCCGGCCGGGACGTGGAGACAGCTCCTCCGCCTGGCCGCGGGGCATCCACCGTGGAGGTGCCCGCATGAACCCATGGCTGGCAGGCCACCTCTTCTGGCCGCTTACCGAGCGGTTGGTCGGGCGAGACACGATGCGACGCTTCGACGATCTGTGCCGGAGCGAAGGATGGTCAACCGAGCGGCGCCGCGATCTGCAGGCTCGGAAGCTGCGGCGAATCCTCCGCTCAGCAGCCCAGCACTGCCCGTTCTACGCCCGACGGTTCCGCGACGCCGGCCTGAATCCGGCTGACCCCCACCTCGGACCCGACGACCTTCGCTGCCTGCCCGTGCTGACCCGAGCGGAAA
The Phycisphaerae bacterium genome window above contains:
- the asnB gene encoding asparagine synthase (glutamine-hydrolyzing), coding for MVHFDGLPPERHDIGARMAGTLRHRGPDDRGLFCDGFVSLGHSRLSIIDLENGRQPLPNEDGTVWVVFNGEIYNYRPLSGMLQSRGHEFKTRSDTEVLVHLYEDFGESFVEHLHGMFAIALWDIRQRKLVLARDRLGIKPLYWYTDGERVAFGSELKAVLADGDVPRDIDPAAMIDFLALGHVPAPRTVFKGIRKLEPGHMAVCRTSGVALRRWWDIPFGEEPPEPATAEESRRWTDQFADLLEDAVRMRLVADVSVGAFLSGGVDSASVTAAMCRQAGGTVLTHTVGFDEGDHDERACACQVAQALGTDHREVMVRPDGVWAAETLVRHFDEPFADPSAVATLYLSRIARERVKVALAGDGGDELLAGYRRYRFDMAESALRARTPAWLRRSAARYAGWLYPQADWLPRPLRARRTLQNLAGDDATAHLRSVALMGGILPELVLRPEVRSLANDHDPFLRGRELFHRCPAKRLLNRFLYVDLKTFMADEILTKVDRTSMAVGLEVRAPLLDYRLVELAARLPISLKLAGGRGKVILRDTCSRWLGNAVADRPKHGFDVPTDKWFRGPLRAMAHDLLTGSDSRSREWLEAKAVNRLLRNHDRGIRANGRALWTVLNLELWARAYA
- a CDS encoding glycosyltransferase — translated: MRFLTTTMCYPTPADPDQGIFVQRRALALARCAGVDVRVVAPQLWCPGLRASRSFPDQAGPLPVAYPRMISVPGLSWVCDGLAYARALERAIVVERQRSGHDFDLIDAHFEYPDGVGAWLAGRRLGLPVAVTVRGKIVSLSRRAIRRMQIGAMLRGVDALIAVSASLAAWIHKIGGSDLSVNIIPNGIDEAIFHPMNQADAKSRLGWDARVRYVLAVGHLQRVKGFDLLVEVLPGVRRAMGDVRLVLAGSRRGEPRFRARLERAITRINASQGGAPSIQFTGPVSGTQLNLMYNAADLFVTASRSEGWSNAISEALAAGTPVVATDVGGNREQICSEEMGTLVSGGDLNALRKAMVNALSKEWNRAVIAAHGRRRTHDRVAEEVLAVFKRILASPSSSTAAAGRDVETAPPPGRGASTVEVPA